In Opitutaceae bacterium TAV5, one genomic interval encodes:
- a CDS encoding N-terminal cleavage protein, whose translation MNTRAGIRRRIHSGFTLVELLTVVAIIGILAAIMIPVVGKVRKSAMNVRCISNLRGLGGALAVFTVENNNKLPPRNLEKDIPYTDANPSKSLRFWTSRLYRHGILKDRNAFYCPAAFPTRDSEVPDSEKIEDTGGLTYGMRMWMRPGGKWGTDRHLDTPLTAIENPSDFFLIADSIWLDKSNTNGRPTQGYGINPTPNSTANQRIHRRHSNRANTLFADFHVSAKDDAYFTKHIPETQAAYMNSDCYFTTLGETETFE comes from the coding sequence ATGAACACCCGCGCTGGCATCCGCCGTCGTATCCACTCCGGCTTTACACTTGTCGAACTCCTCACCGTGGTCGCCATCATCGGCATCCTCGCCGCGATCATGATCCCGGTCGTCGGCAAAGTCCGCAAAAGCGCCATGAACGTCCGCTGCATCAGCAACCTCCGCGGACTCGGCGGAGCGCTGGCTGTCTTCACCGTTGAGAATAACAACAAGCTCCCCCCGCGAAACCTCGAAAAAGACATTCCCTACACCGACGCCAACCCCTCCAAATCCCTCCGTTTCTGGACCTCGCGCCTTTACCGCCACGGCATCCTCAAAGACCGCAACGCCTTTTATTGCCCGGCGGCTTTCCCTACGCGCGACTCCGAAGTTCCCGATTCCGAAAAAATCGAGGACACCGGCGGCCTCACCTACGGCATGCGGATGTGGATGCGCCCCGGCGGAAAATGGGGCACCGACCGCCACCTCGACACCCCCCTGACCGCCATCGAAAACCCGTCCGACTTTTTCCTCATCGCAGACAGCATCTGGCTCGACAAATCCAACACCAACGGACGCCCCACCCAAGGCTACGGCATCAATCCCACGCCCAACTCCACCGCCAATCAACGCATCCACCGCCGCCACTCCAACCGCGCCAACACCCTCTTCGCCGACTTCCACGTCTCCGCCAAGGACGACGCCTATTTCACCAAACACATTCCCGAGACTCAGGCCGCCTACATGAACAGCGACTGCTACTTCACCACCCTCGGCGAAACCGAAACCTTCGAATAG
- a CDS encoding sodium:melibiose symporter, whose product MPPSTTVPVATPATSASSAPASSGKLRLRDLAAFGAGGVPYSLGIESLKNLANPIFNIVLGVNPAVIGTMHMIARLWDAFTDPVMGSISDNSRSRWGRRRPFIAVGALLSALVFPLIWFVPAHSGTTAAAVWFLVTSLLFYTCFTLFSVPFFSLSLELSPDYHERTRVTAARSLFATLTSLIIAWAFKLAQLDLFPDTLTGMRWVGIGMGALFLIGGLPPALFLRERYQKIAQSRPKVPLFQSARVTFSSIPFRIILAVSVCMVIGINTFNALGIYVNTYYVFGGDTKQAAMFLGLTVSVSLPVAWISIPAITWLSGRIGKTGTIRICLCLGIIAGILKWFLFNPAHPYWQLALPLFLVPGSSGFWILLHSMKADICDEDELRTGNRREGMFGAVSGWVHKLAASLTFTLSGVVLVLTGFEQQLGGAQAPETILRLRVYFSLAPCFFFGACLVLFMFYRLGPREVAAIRQELETRRPAV is encoded by the coding sequence ATGCCTCCCTCCACCACCGTTCCGGTCGCCACTCCGGCAACCTCTGCCTCCTCCGCTCCCGCCTCCTCCGGCAAACTCCGCCTCCGCGATCTCGCCGCATTCGGCGCGGGCGGCGTGCCCTACAGCCTCGGGATCGAATCGCTCAAAAACCTCGCCAACCCGATCTTCAACATCGTGCTCGGCGTCAACCCCGCCGTCATCGGCACCATGCACATGATCGCGCGCCTCTGGGATGCGTTCACCGATCCGGTCATGGGCTCGATCTCCGACAACAGCCGCTCGCGCTGGGGACGGCGCCGCCCCTTCATCGCCGTCGGCGCGCTGCTCTCCGCGCTCGTTTTTCCGCTCATCTGGTTCGTCCCTGCGCACTCCGGCACCACCGCCGCCGCTGTCTGGTTTCTTGTCACCTCGCTCCTCTTTTACACCTGTTTCACTCTCTTCAGCGTTCCCTTTTTCAGCCTCAGCCTGGAGCTTTCGCCCGACTACCACGAACGCACCCGCGTCACCGCCGCGCGCTCGCTCTTCGCCACGCTCACCTCGCTCATCATCGCATGGGCCTTCAAACTCGCGCAACTCGACCTTTTTCCCGACACCCTCACCGGCATGCGCTGGGTCGGCATCGGCATGGGCGCGCTCTTTCTCATCGGAGGACTCCCGCCCGCCCTCTTTCTGCGCGAACGTTACCAGAAAATCGCGCAAAGCCGGCCCAAAGTCCCGCTGTTCCAATCGGCCCGCGTCACCTTTTCGAGCATCCCCTTCCGCATCATCCTCGCCGTCTCCGTGTGCATGGTCATCGGCATCAACACGTTCAATGCCTTGGGTATCTACGTGAACACCTATTACGTCTTCGGCGGCGACACCAAACAGGCCGCAATGTTCCTCGGCCTCACCGTGTCCGTCAGCCTGCCCGTCGCCTGGATTTCGATCCCCGCGATCACCTGGCTCTCGGGACGTATCGGAAAAACCGGCACCATCCGGATCTGCCTCTGCCTCGGCATCATTGCAGGCATCCTGAAATGGTTCCTTTTCAATCCCGCACATCCTTACTGGCAGCTCGCGCTGCCGCTTTTTCTCGTGCCCGGCTCATCCGGATTCTGGATACTGCTGCACTCGATGAAAGCCGACATCTGCGACGAGGACGAGCTGCGCACCGGCAATCGCCGCGAGGGCATGTTCGGAGCGGTCTCCGGCTGGGTGCACAAACTCGCCGCCTCGCTGACCTTCACCCTTTCCGGGGTGGTGCTCGTGCTGACCGGTTTCGAGCAACAGCTCGGCGGCGCGCAGGCCCCCGAGACGATCCTGCGGCTGCGCGTGTATTTCTCGCTCGCCCCCTGCTTCTTTTTCGGCGCGTGTCTCGTGCTGTTCATGTTCTACCGACTCGGCCCGCGCGAAGTCGCCGCAATCCGCCAGGAACTGGAAACCCGCCGCCCGGCAGTCTGA
- a CDS encoding agarase — MIRSPLLLSVLATGVLTLVGPTCLQAAGSGFFGVTKAEDGRWWLIAPDGERFISKGVCNANYHPDIIRNTNRSPYAEACARKYGTPEAWRSAVARRLLDWDFNSVGAWSDLRLSEPEIDGRHLARTPILNLGSIFVKERSRQNSGQSHAWLHGVFPDVFDPEFETTARRLAREACAPHANAPWVLGWFTDNELRWGPDWRNLDELLVSFLNSPLSSDGRQAALAVLQKRYPDIATLNRVWKTGYESWATLAAAAPGDIKSPFPRKALSQQNEEVERQLNDADPDRARFLADCDEFLGQVAERYFRITVEAVRAAAPRHMVFGSRFAYVPGQPVVDAAARWLDVISFNRYHDDPASAIARYAVFGRPLIIGEFGFRAADSGLPNTKGVGPIKKNQRERAEAFSNYVRKAMASPLVVGYHWFEHADQPSEGRFDGENSNYGLVTIQDEPYEDFVTMAREANVSAERWHQPSPTSPHSPTIP; from the coding sequence ATGATCCGTTCACCGCTCCTGCTCTCCGTTCTTGCCACCGGCGTTTTGACTCTCGTCGGCCCGACTTGCCTGCAAGCGGCGGGGAGCGGATTTTTTGGCGTGACGAAAGCGGAGGACGGGCGCTGGTGGCTGATCGCACCCGACGGAGAACGCTTCATTTCCAAAGGCGTCTGTAATGCCAACTATCACCCCGACATCATCCGGAACACCAACCGCTCACCCTACGCCGAAGCCTGTGCCCGGAAATACGGCACGCCGGAAGCCTGGCGATCCGCAGTGGCCCGGCGCTTGCTGGACTGGGACTTCAACTCGGTGGGCGCGTGGTCCGACCTCCGTCTCTCCGAACCCGAAATAGACGGCCGCCATCTCGCCCGGACGCCGATTCTCAACCTCGGTTCCATCTTTGTGAAGGAGCGGAGCCGGCAGAATTCCGGCCAGAGCCATGCCTGGTTGCACGGTGTTTTTCCTGACGTCTTTGATCCTGAATTTGAAACCACCGCCCGGCGGCTCGCGCGAGAGGCGTGCGCGCCCCACGCGAACGCCCCGTGGGTGCTGGGCTGGTTCACCGACAACGAACTGCGCTGGGGCCCCGACTGGCGCAACCTCGACGAGCTCCTCGTCAGTTTCCTGAACTCTCCGCTTTCCTCCGACGGCCGCCAGGCGGCGCTTGCCGTCCTGCAGAAACGCTACCCCGACATCGCCACTCTCAATCGCGTCTGGAAAACCGGATACGAATCATGGGCCACGCTTGCCGCCGCCGCTCCCGGCGACATCAAGAGTCCCTTCCCCCGCAAGGCCCTTTCCCAGCAAAACGAAGAGGTCGAACGCCAGCTCAACGACGCCGATCCTGACCGGGCGCGCTTCCTGGCCGACTGCGACGAATTCCTCGGCCAGGTCGCGGAACGCTATTTCAGGATCACGGTCGAGGCCGTCCGCGCCGCCGCTCCCCGACACATGGTTTTCGGCAGCCGCTTCGCTTACGTCCCCGGCCAGCCCGTGGTCGATGCCGCCGCCCGCTGGCTGGATGTCATTTCCTTCAACCGCTATCACGACGATCCCGCCTCCGCGATCGCCCGTTACGCCGTGTTTGGCCGCCCCCTCATCATCGGAGAATTCGGGTTCCGCGCCGCCGACTCGGGCCTGCCCAACACCAAGGGTGTCGGCCCCATCAAAAAAAACCAGCGCGAGCGCGCGGAGGCATTTTCCAATTACGTCCGGAAGGCCATGGCCAGTCCGTTGGTCGTCGGCTATCACTGGTTCGAGCACGCCGACCAGCCGTCCGAAGGCCGGTTCGATGGCGAGAACTCCAACTACGGACTCGTTACCATCCAGGACGAGCCCTACGAGGACTTCGTCACCATGGCCCGCGAAGCAAACGTCTCCGCCGAACGCTGGCATCAGCCTTCCCCGACCTCCCCCCATTCTCCCACCATCCCATGA
- a CDS encoding LacI family transcriptional regulator, whose protein sequence is MITLKHIAAEAGATIATVSMALRGSPLISVARRVEINEIARRLGYQRNAHVSTLMKHIRQGGGRMPRKAAIAFLMAHPSRNARKEFVFVDRRFRGMEVRLAERGYRPDFFWYNDPDMPPERLEKIWSARGIRGAVLALFREFEPAIELDWEKFAVATQSDFSLGPPIHRVMEDYFTNTVTAMRHLRQSGCRRIGLAYSCVNARSARFHIAAAYHESIAQVQGSFDNIPSIHIPDTPEGWTEQAFMAWFRREKPDAVLTFNWYVRDWLLAAGKRIPEDVSIAVLNRCPSSPEFSGIDPQPELLGETSVDLVIEQLENNECGLPKNPKVLTIPGRWVQGTTTREP, encoded by the coding sequence ATGATTACGCTCAAGCACATCGCCGCCGAGGCCGGCGCCACGATCGCAACCGTGTCGATGGCGCTGCGCGGTTCGCCCCTGATCTCCGTCGCGCGCCGGGTTGAAATAAACGAGATCGCGCGGCGGTTGGGATACCAGCGCAACGCCCACGTATCCACGTTGATGAAACACATCCGCCAAGGCGGCGGACGCATGCCGCGCAAGGCCGCCATCGCATTTCTCATGGCGCACCCGTCGCGAAACGCCCGAAAGGAATTCGTTTTTGTCGACCGGCGTTTCCGCGGCATGGAGGTGCGACTGGCCGAGCGTGGTTACCGTCCCGATTTTTTCTGGTACAATGACCCGGACATGCCACCGGAACGGTTGGAAAAAATCTGGAGCGCGCGCGGGATTCGCGGCGCCGTGCTGGCCCTGTTTCGTGAATTCGAACCGGCCATCGAACTGGATTGGGAAAAATTCGCCGTGGCCACCCAAAGCGATTTTTCGCTCGGTCCGCCCATTCACCGGGTAATGGAGGACTATTTCACCAACACGGTCACGGCGATGAGGCATCTGCGGCAAAGCGGATGCCGCCGGATCGGCCTCGCCTACTCATGCGTGAATGCGCGCAGCGCCCGCTTCCACATCGCGGCGGCGTATCACGAATCCATCGCCCAGGTGCAGGGATCGTTCGACAACATACCTAGTATTCACATACCGGATACTCCCGAGGGTTGGACAGAGCAGGCGTTCATGGCGTGGTTTCGCCGCGAGAAACCCGACGCCGTCCTGACCTTCAACTGGTATGTCCGGGACTGGCTGCTGGCGGCGGGGAAGCGTATCCCCGAGGATGTGTCCATCGCCGTGCTCAATCGTTGTCCGAGTTCGCCCGAATTTTCCGGCATCGACCCGCAACCCGAGCTGCTCGGCGAAACCTCCGTCGACCTCGTCATCGAACAGCTCGAAAACAACGAGTGCGGTCTGCCGAAAAACCCGAAGGTGCTCACCATCCCCGGCCGCTGGGTGCAGGGCACGACCA